From Draconibacterium halophilum, one genomic window encodes:
- a CDS encoding glycoside hydrolase family 3 N-terminal domain-containing protein, whose amino-acid sequence MLLKSILFYIIISVTILSTAFAQLDTTEKFISVGNLRFRDFNRNGKLDIYEDYRKSKEQRTTDLLSKMTLQEKLAQLRVPYAEKQKIYKGNKFNPDVASEMYPDGLGEIHRISEGAILWSTPLEKTPNPKDIIVLANETQRFFINDTRLGIPVLFLEEGLHGLVVKNGTMFPSTLGMSSSWNEDLLTEVYGVVAQEARAIGTHNILGPVLDLALDPRWGRTEETMGEDPYLVSRLGVAIVKALQGNTENADDRNLASTLKHLGAHGQPEAGSNTGPAFVSERWLREVNFKPFSAAITKANALGVMPNYNEISGIPSHADKWLLTDVLRDEWDFKGVVVSDYTATEELNHYHHIAADYAEAAALALNAGVDMELSDKPTYSNISEVLSKNLTTMDAVDKAVLHVLDLKFRLGIFENPYIEEDKTALIGSQEYRDLSLKAARQSMVLLKNNDQLLPLDKNKYKKIAIIGPHANECILGGYSHSPRTKVSPLEALKEKYKDAEFIYAEGCKLNAGKSSAGPTRLASHSSNLIRIKEAVTAARDADVIVLMVGGNDLISKEATSKFTPGDLVDLELLGDQNDLIDSLKTLNKPMAAFVFSGPPISFVNLKKNVSSIVQCWYLGQETGYAVAETLFGENNPSGKLTVSIPRSSGHLPVYYYAKPTARARGYNLDDISPLYPFGFGLSYTEYEYSNLQISKPAIATNEKTTVSIDVKNIGKLPGDEIVQLYIRDEVSSITRPVKELKDFKRISLKAGETKTVSFTVTPDKLSFYNINMKEVIEPGDFEIMVGPSSQTFDSVQLKVINN is encoded by the coding sequence ATGCTGCTAAAATCTATTTTATTCTACATCATTATTTCTGTCACTATTCTTTCAACGGCATTTGCCCAGCTGGATACAACAGAAAAATTTATTTCCGTTGGTAATCTACGGTTCCGTGATTTCAACAGAAATGGGAAACTTGATATTTATGAAGACTATCGCAAATCAAAAGAACAGCGTACAACTGATTTGCTTTCGAAAATGACGCTTCAGGAAAAACTTGCTCAACTTAGAGTTCCGTATGCAGAAAAACAAAAGATATATAAAGGTAATAAGTTTAATCCTGATGTCGCCTCTGAAATGTATCCAGATGGTTTAGGAGAAATTCACCGCATCAGCGAAGGTGCTATATTGTGGTCCACACCACTTGAAAAAACGCCCAACCCTAAAGATATTATAGTTCTGGCCAACGAGACTCAGCGTTTTTTTATCAACGATACACGATTAGGTATTCCAGTTTTATTTTTGGAGGAAGGGCTTCATGGTTTAGTCGTTAAGAATGGAACGATGTTTCCATCAACCCTTGGAATGTCATCGTCTTGGAATGAAGACTTGTTGACTGAGGTTTATGGCGTTGTTGCACAAGAAGCGAGGGCAATTGGAACCCATAATATTTTGGGACCCGTACTTGACTTGGCTCTTGATCCGCGTTGGGGGCGAACAGAAGAAACGATGGGAGAAGATCCTTATTTAGTATCAAGGTTGGGAGTGGCCATTGTAAAAGCTTTACAAGGTAATACCGAGAATGCAGATGATCGTAATTTAGCCTCAACTCTAAAACATTTAGGAGCTCATGGGCAACCAGAAGCGGGGAGTAATACCGGTCCAGCATTTGTATCCGAAAGGTGGTTGAGAGAAGTGAATTTTAAACCATTCAGTGCTGCGATCACTAAAGCAAATGCATTGGGTGTAATGCCAAACTATAACGAGATAAGTGGTATCCCGTCTCATGCTGATAAATGGTTACTTACCGATGTTTTGAGAGATGAATGGGATTTCAAAGGAGTTGTAGTATCTGATTATACTGCGACCGAAGAACTAAATCATTACCACCATATTGCCGCTGATTATGCAGAGGCAGCAGCATTGGCTTTGAATGCTGGAGTTGATATGGAATTGTCAGATAAACCAACTTACTCCAATATTTCTGAGGTATTAAGCAAAAATCTTACTACGATGGATGCAGTAGATAAGGCAGTGCTACATGTACTTGACCTTAAATTTAGACTGGGAATATTTGAGAATCCATACATCGAAGAGGATAAAACAGCACTTATCGGTTCACAAGAATACCGCGACTTATCTCTAAAAGCAGCCAGACAATCAATGGTATTGTTAAAAAACAATGATCAACTACTTCCCTTAGACAAGAATAAGTATAAGAAAATAGCGATTATTGGCCCTCATGCAAATGAATGTATTTTGGGTGGATATTCTCATTCTCCACGAACAAAGGTTAGCCCGTTGGAAGCGTTAAAGGAAAAATATAAAGATGCTGAGTTCATTTATGCTGAAGGATGTAAATTAAATGCTGGAAAATCAAGCGCGGGGCCAACCAGATTAGCTTCTCACTCCTCAAACCTCATTAGGATAAAAGAGGCTGTTACTGCCGCCAGAGATGCAGATGTGATTGTATTGATGGTAGGCGGTAACGATTTAATATCAAAAGAAGCTACATCTAAATTCACCCCTGGTGATTTAGTAGATCTTGAACTACTAGGTGATCAAAATGATTTGATAGATTCGCTCAAGACGCTCAATAAACCGATGGCTGCTTTTGTGTTTAGCGGACCGCCTATCTCGTTTGTTAATTTAAAAAAGAATGTTTCATCGATTGTACAATGTTGGTATCTCGGGCAGGAAACCGGTTATGCAGTGGCTGAAACACTTTTTGGAGAAAATAATCCATCGGGGAAGCTCACCGTTTCTATTCCTCGTTCTTCAGGACATTTACCGGTTTATTATTATGCAAAACCAACCGCACGAGCAAGAGGTTATAATCTGGATGATATTTCGCCCTTATATCCTTTTGGTTTCGGGCTCAGCTACACAGAATACGAATACAGTAATCTTCAAATTTCTAAACCGGCTATTGCTACAAATGAAAAAACGACAGTTTCCATAGATGTGAAGAATATTGGGAAACTGCCAGGAGATGAAATTGTTCAGCTTTACATCAGAGATGAAGTAAGTTCAATAACCCGGCCAGTTAAGGAACTAAAGGATTTTAAACGAATCTCATTGAAAGCTGGTGAAACAAAAACTGTAAGTTTCACAGTCACACCGGACAAACTTTCGTTTTATAACATCAACATGAAAGAAGTTATTGAACCAGGCGACTTTGAAATTATGGTTGGCCCTTCTTCCCAGACATTTGATAGTGTTCAATTAAAAGTGATAAACAATTAA
- a CDS encoding glycoside hydrolase family 5 protein yields the protein MKFILLALLSVVYLSCVTHPDESIVGEWYGLKDGSPVTVKFNDDQTMSIHAEAFSGLSFAGQYKINFDVEPIAIDLTLPSGMVCAAIISFSDAKEMEFYGFFGAPGQTQRPAKIEKDLQRPDAIYLKLNRDKKVIEQKTNEVTPPKEAELAFERNKRLGRGLNLNGLLDNNSGDLHLYPIPDQPIKPEYFKMIAEAGFNSVRIPVTWSVHASKIPPYTIESAFFEKVDNIVNQCLENGLAVSIDIHYYPYINMHHGDDDLSFDENIDRFYSLWEQIAEHYKDYPPEVYFDLLNEPNMEVGVQRYNELIAKTIQLIRGTNPDRTLIIGTPNLGQSWTIGLLDLPEDDWNLIVQIHYYLPHLFTHQGLAYASAAESEGVMWEGNPEEKKPIESDLAYCAKWSKTHSRPINLGEFGVVEYADPASRARYIRFIRETAEKYDFSFHIWGFREIFRVFDEEAGKWNEPVLKALIPEK from the coding sequence ATGAAATTTATACTATTAGCTCTTTTAAGTGTTGTATACTTAAGTTGTGTGACGCATCCAGATGAATCAATTGTTGGAGAGTGGTATGGATTGAAAGACGGAAGTCCGGTAACTGTAAAATTTAATGACGACCAAACAATGTCTATACATGCAGAGGCTTTTTCCGGACTTTCTTTTGCAGGTCAGTATAAAATTAACTTTGATGTTGAACCGATTGCAATAGACCTTACACTTCCAAGTGGAATGGTCTGTGCTGCAATTATTAGTTTCTCAGATGCAAAAGAAATGGAATTTTATGGTTTCTTCGGTGCGCCTGGGCAAACCCAACGGCCTGCAAAGATTGAGAAAGATCTTCAGAGACCGGATGCCATATATTTGAAATTGAACCGTGATAAAAAAGTTATTGAGCAAAAAACTAACGAGGTAACTCCTCCAAAAGAAGCGGAATTGGCTTTCGAACGCAACAAACGTCTTGGAAGAGGGTTGAATTTAAATGGGCTTCTTGACAATAATTCGGGGGATCTGCATTTGTACCCCATACCCGACCAACCGATCAAGCCTGAATATTTTAAAATGATTGCTGAAGCGGGATTTAACAGTGTCCGTATTCCTGTTACCTGGTCTGTTCATGCTTCTAAAATCCCACCTTACACTATCGAATCTGCTTTTTTCGAAAAGGTTGATAATATTGTAAATCAGTGTTTGGAGAATGGTTTGGCGGTATCTATCGATATTCATTATTATCCATACATTAATATGCACCATGGAGATGATGACTTAAGTTTCGATGAGAATATTGACCGTTTTTATTCTCTATGGGAGCAAATAGCCGAACACTATAAAGATTATCCGCCAGAAGTGTATTTTGACTTATTAAATGAACCCAATATGGAAGTTGGTGTGCAACGATACAATGAATTAATTGCAAAAACAATTCAATTAATTAGGGGGACTAATCCAGATAGGACATTAATTATTGGTACTCCGAATCTCGGTCAATCGTGGACAATTGGCTTATTAGACTTACCAGAAGATGATTGGAATTTAATTGTGCAAATTCACTATTACCTACCTCATTTATTTACTCATCAAGGCTTAGCTTATGCAAGCGCAGCTGAAAGTGAAGGAGTAATGTGGGAAGGAAATCCAGAAGAAAAGAAACCTATTGAAAGCGACCTGGCTTATTGTGCAAAATGGAGCAAAACACATTCAAGGCCAATAAATTTGGGAGAATTTGGGGTAGTAGAATATGCCGATCCCGCTTCTCGCGCCCGATATATTCGGTTTATCAGGGAGACGGCTGAGAAATATGATTTTAGCTTTCACATTTGGGGTTTTCGTGAAATATTCCGTGTATTTGATGAAGAGGCAGGTAAGTGGAATGAACCAGTTCTTAAGGCTTTAATCCCAGAAAAATAA